One window of the Populus nigra chromosome 4, ddPopNigr1.1, whole genome shotgun sequence genome contains the following:
- the LOC133692918 gene encoding uncharacterized protein LOC133692918, with translation MTTRRQRLQSSYAINNEQDSPYISSQQENETYICSVGTLTRSSRLATNLDPGPSNVQLSNFYQGESSRSQPSLYSQNWQDHDCLASTNNQSYSLQSSTLSYADSLGASGSTCVDHELTASAVEQLMIGQASYQKKRKRSINEYIDFGDKTFKCSHCKAFFWLDEKLARSTKTNPQFSLCCLGGKIRLPRPLSTPHVLDKLLDPAFGEASKKFRTNIRAYNSMFAFTFMGANIDHSVNCRPGPYVFKINGHCHHLMGSLLPSDGETPKFAQLYIYDTTNEVANRLAPFPHGSSASTLDESVVKDLIDMLNSTNCLVGLFRHASQRLSMSDNPGYKLRLLGQRTHDSRQYNDPSSDDIGGLIVGDIGDYRSERDIVIESSSGTLQRISKLHPKFMSLQYPLLFPFGEDGYRTNISFANHDNQVHRRRQNEDRLDYIRMNQNDLRTELYQGINEAVLRGDIQGSKTGKIILPSSLTGSPRYMINNYQDVMAICRAYGNPDLFITFTCNTSWPEIQRELKKGRLYKHEDKPDIITRVVRPKVLDMLKFIKSGVPFGKTIADVCSIEFQKRGLPHAHILVWLASEFKCRTADDVDSIVSAEIPDKNIDPLCHEIVSKFMIHGPCGVAKPNAQCMLECRCAKSFPKKFKDSTVFGENGFVYYKRRECRNNFVLKDGIMLCNDYVVPYNKELLMRYNAHINVEICCQSMLIKYLFKYVNKGPDRCRMVLQNETNDEIQAYLNCRFICPYEAVWRSESLHSVLRRPGINKTMLTEWFECNKKDSNARELCYSEFPSKYVWDAGQKEWITRSKGFSLGRLTYIHPAAGELYFLRLLLNHIKGPIGFVDLRKVDGIVYPTFQLACKAYGLLGDDKEWSEAFCEAITTATSPQLRQLFVSIVLFCEIVDPLVLFNQFWHSMHDDILYRLRISFKMPNLILSDDQLKNYVLYELEQLFNDAATTLQDHKLPMPNGQLLIEIRNKLLREELNYDLADLKSQHSVNLPLLNNGQKIIYDSVVAAVLQKKQSLIFVHGHGGTGKTFLWHTIINRIRSEGLVVLAVASSGIASLLLPGGRTAHSRFKIPLTVDELSTCAIKKNTHLSSLLEITSLIVWDEAPMNNRCCFEALDRSMRDVLSGCDNCSRDLPFGGKTVLLGGDFRQILPVIPGGTKEEIINASLSSSALWPKFTVLTLTENMRLSTHGLAAEERTEISEFARWILSVGNGDISDLPFSGELDDSFISIPSDLLLHASCDPIPAIVSAIYPSISEPQMDPCYFRERAIVTSKNTTVAEINDFVLAMTPGDKHIYLSTDSISTSSRETDIANSLYPTEYINQLEFNGVPSHTLALKIGTPVMLLRNINPSIGLCNGTRLIVTQLSARVIEAQIITGSNIGNRGNAIQGSAKGKDIQLFTTSIIEGDYYQISGFYTFENRYTNSVVAHEAVIDLKSDTKVARLNPLTPQVPRHYFNFIDFAHLLTKGKGSRTLTDVLGRLKAIQPLEQVLVRGQDITDKKEFIIENIRGDELRITLWGDVAKSFDDSVLHEHTNPIIVVFAGFRVTEFKGKPNLASTVASLWYFNLEIPEVLPYKHHYNQLPVEVYQLPASMNAVRSIEQQINENRKTIKEILCMDPYEHKSERFTCKASIADYDLHRGWWYQSCPLCTKSLSDKGTIFRCIEHNEVTPVPWFKVDCIVTDGNDVATFLMVGKTAENFFSSSAHCYLYDKGFIDCIPPPMIEKLNKDKIFQLRFGAFRSIVNRCDIIVTNVFDDIVTAEAPPLPDEPELHIIDVPLKNQPASSSFKVASPLDPTTPTPIPPSKTNANFSQQPQVSLEQPYMVGPFPSQAKRQLLFEDETPIQSSAIAIVADPQAGFAPLDHDTSTIAEANDPPCKRQRPFKQDRD, from the exons ATGACTACCCGACGACAACGCTTGCAATCATCATATGCAATTAATAATGAGCAAGATTCTCCATATATTTCATCGcaacaagaaaatgaaacttaTATTTGCTCAGTTGGTACGTTAACACGATCATCAAGGCTAGCTACAAATCTTGATCCTGGGCCTTCCAATGTTCAGCTCTCAAATTTTTATCAAGGAGAGAGCTCACGTTCTCAACCTTCATTGTATTCTCAAAACTGGCAAGATCATGATTGTTTAGCTTCTACAAACAATCAATCTTACTCATTACAATCATCAACTTTATCATACGCTGATAGTCTTGGTGCTTCTGGTTCAACCTGTGTTGATCATGAACTTACAGCTTCTGCAGTTGAGCAACTAATGATTGGGCAAGCTtcatatcaaaaaaaaagaaaaa gaAGTATAAATGAGTACATTGACTTTGGTGACAAAACATTCAAATGCTCTCATTGCAAGGCTTTTTTCTGGCTTGATGAGAAGCTTGCACGCTCAACCAAAACCAATCCACAATTCTCACTTTGTTGTCTTGGTGGAAAGATTAGGCTTCCACGACCATTATCGACGCCTCATGTTCTTGATAAACTTCTGGACCCTGCATTTGGTGAAGCTTCTAAGAAATTCCGCACAAATATTCGAGCCTACAACTCTATGTTCGCTTTTACATTCATGGGGGCTAATATAGATCACTCAGTTAATTGTCGACCTGGGCCCTATGTTTTTAAGATAAATGGCCATTGTCATCATTTAATGGGTTCTCTTTTGCCTTCTGATGGAGAGACTCCAAAGTTTGCTCAACTTTATATTTATGACACTACAAATGAAGTTGCAAATCGACTAGCACCGTTTCCACATGGGAGCTCTGCTTCAACTTTAGATGAATCTGTTGTCAAGGATCTTATTGACATGCTTAATTCAACTAATTGTTTAGTTGGCTTATTTCGTCATGCTTCGCAAAGGCTGTCAATGTCTGACAATCCTGGATATAAACTACGGTTGCTTGGTCAAAGAACTCATGACTCAAGACAGTATAATGACCCATCTTCAGATGATATTGGTGGCTTGATTGTTGGAGATATTGGTGATTATCGTTCAGAACGAGATATTGTTATTGAAAGTTCTTCAGGGACTTTACAAAGAATCTCTAAATTGCATCCAAAATTTATGTCATTGCAGTATCCTCTTCTTTTTCCATTTGGTGAAGATGGTTATCGAACTAATATTAGTTTTGCCAACCATGATAATCAAGTTCATAGAAGGCGTCAAAAT GAAGACAGGCTTGATTACATTAGAATGAACCAAAATGATCTTCGGACTGAACTCTATCAAGGCATTAATGAAGCTGTTCTTAGAGGTGATATTCAAGGGTCCAAGACAGGAAAAATTATTCTCCCCTCTTCTTTAACTGGTAGCCCGCGATACATGATAAATAATTACCAAGATGTTATGGCCATTTGTAGGGCATATGGAAATCCAGATCTTTTCATCACATTCACATGCAATACAAGCTGGCCTGAAATCCAAAGAGAGCTTAAAAAAGGCAGACTTTATAAACATGAAGACAAGCCTGATATAATCACACGTGTTGTTAGACCAAAGGTTCTTGATATGTTGAAGTTCATCAAATCTGGTGTCCCTTTTGGCAAGACAATTGCTG ATGTATGCTCAATTGAGTTTCAAAAGAGAGGGCTTCCACATGCACATATTTTGGTTTGGCTTGCCTCTGAATTTAAATGTCGAACTGCTGATGATGTTGACTCGATTGTTTCTGCTGAAATACCAGATAAGAATATTGATCCTTTATGTCATGAAATTGTCTCTAAGTTCATGATACATGGTCCATGCGGCGTTGCAAAGCCGAATGCACAATGCATGTTGGAATGTAGATGTGCAAAGtcatttccaaaaaaattcaaagactcaactgtttttggtgagaatgGGTTTGTTTATTATAAGCGACGTGAATGCCGCAATaattttgttctcaaggatggAATAATGCTTTGCAATGACTATGTTGTTCCATACAATAAAGAACTTTTAATGCGGTATAATGCACATATAAATGTTGAGATATGCTGTCAATCAATGCTCATCAAATATCTATTTAAATATGTCAACAAAGGGCCTGATAGATGTCGTATGGTGCtccaaaatgaaacaaatgatGAGATACAAGCATATCTTAATTGTCGTTTTATCTGCCCCTATGAAGCTGTTTGGC GTAGCGAGTCTCTCCATTCTGTTCTTAGAAGGCCGGGTATTAATAAAACAATGCTTACTGAATGGTTCGAATGCAACAAGAAAGATTCTAATGCACGAGAACTTTGCTATTCAGAATTTCCAAGCAAGTATGTATGGGATGCTGGGCAAAAAGAATGGATTACAAGATCAAAGGGGTTTAGCCTTGGGCGTTTAACATATATACATCCTGCTGCCGgggaactttattttttacgaTTGCTTTTAAACCATATTAAAGGGCCAATAGGATTTGTTGATTTAAGAAAAGTTGATGGGATTGTTTATCCAACATTTCAACTTGCTTGCAAAGCATATGGGCTTTTAGGCGATGATAAAGAATGGTCTGAGGCTTTTTGTGAAGCCATCACAACTGCAACATCTCCACAACTTAGACAACTTTTTGTcagcattgttttattttgtgaaatCGTTGATCCTTTggttttattcaatcaattttggCATTCAATGCACGATGACATCCTTTATAGGTTGAGAATATCTTTTAAAATgccaaatttgattttatctgATGATCAGCTTAAGAATTATGTGTTATATGAGCTTGAACAACTTTTCAATGATGCTGCAACAACACTTCAAGATCATAAATTGCCAATGCCCAATGGCCAATTGTTAATTGAAATTAGGAACAAGCTTCTAAGAGAAGAACTTAATTATGATCTTGCTGACCTTAAGAGTCAACATTCAGTCAATCTCCCCCTTCTCAACAATGGacagaaaataatatatgattcAGTTGTTGCAGCTGTCcttcaaaagaaacaaagtttaaTCTTTGTTCATGGTCATGGAGGAACTGGTAAAACTTTTTTATGGCATACAATCATCAATCGCATCAGATCTGAGGGGTTAGTTGTCCTTGCTGTGGCCTCATCCGGTATTGCATCTCTTTTATTACCAGGCGGTCGTACAGCCCATTCAAGATTCAAAATCCCACTTACTGTTGATGAATTATCAACATGTGCCATCAAGAAAAACACACATCTCTCTAGCCTTCTTGAAATAACTTCTCTTATAGTTTGGGATGAAGCGCCAATGAATAACAGGTGTTGTTTTGAAGCCCTTGACCGTTCAATGCGTGATGTCCTCTCAGGGTGTGACAATTGTAGTCGAGATCTTCCATTTGGCGGTAAAACAGTTTTGCTTGGCGGTGATTTTCGCCAAATATTACCAGTTATTCCTGGTGGAACAAAAGAAGAGATAATTAATGCTTCTCTAAGCAGCTCAGCTTTATGGCCTAAATTTACTGTATTAACTCTTACAGAAAACATGCGCCTCTCTACTCATGGTCTAGCCGCTGAAGAAAGAACTGAAATCAGCGAATTTGCTAGGTGGATTTTAAGCGTTGGTAATGGTGATATCTCTGATTTACCTTTCTCTGGTGAGTTAGATGATTCTTTTATTAGTATTCCCTCAGATCTACTCCTTCATGCTTCATGTGATCCAATTCCAGCCATTGTCTCAGCAATTTATCCATCTATTTCTGAGCCTCAAATGGACCCCTGCTATTTTAGAGAAAGAGCCATTGTAACATCGAAAAACACAACAGTTgctgaaattaatgattttgtGCTTGCTATGACGCCCGGCGACAAACATATCTATCTTAGCACAGATTCTATTTCAACATCGTCAAGAGAGACTGACATTGCCAATTCATTATATCCAACAGAATATATCAACCAACTTGAATTCAATGGTGTGCCATCTCATACACTTGCTTTGAAAATCGGAACACCAGTCATGTTACTTAGAAATATCAACCCATCTATTGGTTTATGTAATGGGACAAGACTTATAGTGACACAGCTTTCAGCGAGAGTCATTGAAGCACAGATAATAACTGGGTCTAATATTGGTAATAGA GGTAACGCAATACAGGGCTCAGCTAAAGGCAAGGATATACAATTGTTTACTACTTCTATCATTGAAGGTGATTACTACCAAATCAGCGGATTCTATACATTTGAAAATAGATACACCAACTCCGTTGTTGCCCACGAAGCCGTTATTGATCTCAAGTCTGACACAAAAGTTGCAAGGCTTAATCCACTGACACCCCAAGTACCACGCCATTACTTTAACTTCATCGACTTTGCACATTTGTTGACTAAAGGAAAGGGATCAAGAACACTCACTG ATGTACTCGGTCGATTAAAAGCTATTCAGCCACTTGAGCAAGTGTTGGTTCGAGGTCAAGACATAACAGACAAGAAAGAGTTTATCATTGAAAATATCAG GGGTGATGAACTTAGGATAACTCTTTGGGGCGACGTTGCTAAAAGCTTTGATGATTCTGTTTTGCATGAACACACAAATccaattattgttgtttttgctgGCTTTCGAGTCACTGAGTTTAAAG GAAAACCAAACCTTGCTAGCACTGTTGCCTCCTTATGGTATTTCAACCTAGAAATTCCTGAGGTTCTTCCATATAAGCATCA CTATAATCAGCTGCCAGTTGAGGTCTATCAACTCCCTGCTTCCATGAATGCCGTTAGATCCATCgaacaacaaataaatgaaaacagGAAGACTATCAAAGAAATTCTTTGTATGGATCCATATGAACACAAA AGCGAAAGATTTACATGCAAAGCTTCCATAGCTGACTATGATCTTCATAGAGGATGGTGGTATCAAAGTTGCCCTTTATGCACAAAATCATTGTCTGACAAAGGCACAATTTTTAGATGCATTGAACACAATGAAGTAACGCCGGTTCCATG GTTTAAAGTTGATTGTATTGTGACTGATGGCAATGATGTTGCAACATTTCTAATGGTTGGAAAAACTGCTGAAAACTTCTTTAGCTCCTCTGCCCATTGCTATCTCTATGACAAAGGGTTTATTGATTGCATCCCACCTCCtatgattgaaaaattaaacaaggacAAGATTTTCCAGCTGAGATTTGGAGCTTTTCGCTCAATTGTTAACCGTTGTGACATCATTGTTACCAATGTTTTTGACGACATTGTAACTGCTGAGGCTCCCCCCTTGCCTGATGAACCAGAGCTACATATTATTGATGTTCCTCTTAAGAATCAACCAGCTTCATCATCCTTTAAAGTTGCCTCTCCATTAGACCCAACAACACCAACACCTATTCCACCATCCAAAACTAATGCTAATTTCTCACAACAGCCACAAGTGTCCCTAGAGCAACCATATATGGTTGGTCCTTTTCCATCACAGGCCAAAAGACAGTTGCTATTTGAAGATGAAACGCCTATTCAAAG CTCTGCAATAGCTATTGTAGCTGATCCTCAGGCTGGATTCGCACCACTTGACCATGATACATCAACCATCGCTGAGGCAAATGATCCACCATGCAAACGCCAACGCCCTTTTAAACAAGACCGTGATTAG